In Erigeron canadensis isolate Cc75 chromosome 1, C_canadensis_v1, whole genome shotgun sequence, a single window of DNA contains:
- the LOC122584976 gene encoding receptor-like kinase TMK4 has product MAHHHLCLFLLCLLLISFSIAIDDDDAAIMAKLYESISDPPSTWKTEKHFCEWEGITCDDSSSTRVTSINLADKSLSGTLPPDLHKLSHLKTLDLQSNQFSGPLPSLANLTLLQQLNLFRNGFTSIPQDFLVGLSSLQHFNISQNSNLDPWVIPNNLPDQLRSFSASYASLSAYNANIIGSIPDIFNASHSLRYLYLSYNNLTGTLPPSFAGSSIIELQLDNQLQGLSGTLDVISSMTQLTQARLEANDFSGPIPDLSSCIALTDLQLGNNQLTGLVHNSLRNLPNLANITLQNNRLQGPLPVFRKSVESRLGNNSFCLPTGEECDPQVTALLEIAKDLGYPMSLAESWKGNDACRGWRFITCDSLGKNVLAVDFGKHKFSGTVSPSFAKLAKLRNLSLNENNLTGSIPEELTSLEDLQFFDVSNNNLTGSIPKFPRKVKFLHNNTLLGKQSSKKNYGSLRVVIGSVIVSFLALAGIALLVCYKCYGDSGKSRIQITENYGEIPISKSGKVMISTQLLEQVTDSFSNNNVLGRGGFGTVYKGVLHDGTKIAVKKMKSDMNGTKGIKEFHAEIGVLTKVRHRHLVALLGYCINDNERLLVYEYMPQGTLSQHLFKWREHKSEPLSWNQRISIALDVGRGIEYMHNLAQQSFIHRDLKPANILLDDEMRAKIADFGLVKNAPHGKYSIETRLAGTFGYLAPEYAATGRVTTKVDVFAFGVVLMELITGRKALDRSMPDERCQLVTWFRRVPIYKENMVKFIDQVLDTDDNETLKSILKVAELARHCTASEPFQRPNMGYVVGVLAHFVEEWNPSRHEEDKTFGHKHHMSLPESLQDDEDTSRILNLFRLSSF; this is encoded by the exons ATGGCACATCACCACCTCTGCCTCTTCCTCCTCTGCCTCCTCCTGATCTCTTTCTCGATAGCGATCGACGATGATGACGCCGCCATCATGGCTAAGCTTTACGAGTCCATTTCAGACCCCCCTTCCACTTGGAAAACCGAAAAACACTTCTGTGAATGGGAAGGAATCACTTGTGACGACTCATCATCCACTCGTGTCACCTCCATCAACCTCGCTGATAAATCACTTAGCGGAACCCTCCCACCCGACCTTCACAAGCTCTCACACCTCAAAACTCTGGACCTTCAAAGCAACCAATTTAGTGGGCCCCTGCCTAGTTTAGCTAACCTCACTCTCCTCCAACAACTGAACCTATTCAGGAACGGCTTCACTTCAATCCCTCAAGACTTTCTTGTCGGGCTTAGCAGTCTCCAACATTTTAACATCTCTCAGAACTCCAATCTGGATCCATGGGTTATCCCTAACAACCTCCCTGATCAGTTACGTTCCTTCAGTGCCAGCTATGCGTCCCTATCGG CCTATAATGCTAACATAATTGGTTCCATTCCAGACATTTTCAACGCTTCCCACAGTTTGAGGTATCTCTATTTGTCCTACAATAATCTCACTGGAACTTTACCTCCATCTTTTGCCGGGTCGTCAATTATTGAGCTTCAGCTTGACAATCAACTTCAAGGCCTTTCTGGTACGCTTGATGTAATCTCTTCAATGACTCAACTTACGCAAGCTCGGTTAGAAGCTAATGATTTCAGTGGTCCCATTCCGGATCTTTCAAGTTGTATCGCTTTAACCGATTTACAACTTGGGAATAATCAACTAACGGGACTAGTCCATAATTCACTGAGGAATCTACCTAATTTAGCCAACATTACTTTGCAAAATAATAGATTACAGGGCCCTTTACCTGTGTTTCGAAAATCTGTTGAATCTAGATTAGGTAATAATAGTTTTTGTTTACCTACTGGGGAGGAATGTGATCCACAAGTGACCGCTCTCCTTGAGATCGCCAAAGATCTTGGGTATCCGATGTCATTGGCAGAATCATGGAAAGGCAACGATGCGTGTAGGGGATGGAGATTTATTACTTGCGATTCTTTAGGGAAGAATGTCTTAGCTGTGGACTTTGGGAAACACAAGTTTTCAGGTACCGTTTCCCCATCCTTTGCAAAGCTAGCAAAGTTGAGAAATTTATCACTAAATGAGAATAATCTCACGGGTTCTATTCCGGAGGAATTGACATCTTTGGAGGATCTTCAGTTTTTTGATGTGTCAAACAATAATCTCACGGGTTCTATACCTAAGTTCCCACGAAAGGTGAAGTTCTTACATAACAATACCTTATTAGGTAAACAAAGTTCTAAAAAAAACTATGGCTCATTACGTGTGGTTATTGGTAGCGTAATAGTTAGTTTTCTTGCTTTAGCTGGAATTGCATTGCTCGTGTGTTACAAGTGTTATGGAGATTCTGGAAAATCACGCATTCAAATTACCGAAAATTATGGTGAAATACCTATATCTAAAAGTGGCAAAGTAATGATTTCCACGCAACTTCTTGAGCAAGTCACTGATAGTTTCAGTAATAACAATGTGTTGGGGAGAGGTGGATTTGGTACTGTTTACAAAGGAGTGTTACATGACGGAACTAAGATTGCGGTCAAGAAGATGAAATCCGATATGAATGGAACAAAAGGAATAAAAGAGTTCCACGCAGAAATTGGGGTACTAACAAAAGTAAGGCATAGACATCTCGTTGCTCTTCTTGGTTATTGTATTAATGATAATGAGAGGCTGTTAGTATATGAATACATGCCGCAAGGTACCTTAAGTCAACATTTGTTTAAGTGGAGAGAACATAAAAGTGAACCTCTTAGTTGGAATCAAAGAATTTCAATTGCTTTAGATGTAGGAAGAGGGATTGAGTATATGCATAATTTAGCACAACAAAGCTTCATTCACCGTGACTTAAAGCCTGCTAACATTCTTCTTGATGATGAAATGAGAGCAAAGATTGCCGATTTTGGTTTGGTTAAAAATGCGCCTCATGGAAAGTACTCTATAGAGACAAGATTGGCAGGGACTTTTGGTTATTTAGCCCCAGAATATGCTG CTACCGGGAGGGTGACGACAAAGGTGGATGTTTTTGCATTTGGGGTAGTCTTGATGGAGTTGATTACCGGCCGAAAAGCATTAGATAGAAGTATGCCCGATGAGAGATGTCAACTGGTTACATGGTTTCGAAGGGTCCCTATCTACAAAGAAAACATGGTGAAGTTCATTGATCAAGTTCTTGATACGGATGATAATGAAACCCTTAAAAGTATCTTAAAGGTGGCTGAGTTAGCACGTCACTGCACTGCATCTGAACCATTTCAGAGACCTAACATGGGTTATGTAGTTGGCGTGTTGGCTCATTTTGTAGAAGAATGGAATCCTTCTCGACACGAAGAAGATAAAACTTTTGGTCATAAGCACCATATGAGCCTTCCTGAATCCTTGCAAGATGATGAGGATACCTCAAGAATACTTAATCTCTTTCGGTTAAGCTCGTTTTAG
- the LOC122584670 gene encoding receptor-like kinase TMK4: MARQHHLITFCLHLLLMSFSMAAVDDDAAVMSKLLKSISDPPSTWKTEKHFCEWEGITCDDSSTRVTSINLADKSLSGTLPPDLNKLSHLETLDLQNNQFNGSLPTLANLTLLHRLNLNDNTFTSIPHQDDFFFGLSSLQYFDISDNSDLDAWVLPNNLPAQCSNLRSFNASDASLTGSIPESFTSLPHLQDLILSFNNLNGSLPSHLNNLSQLITLDLESTSLSGPLPTLANLTLLQQVSLSSSGFDSIPPDFFRGLSNLRYLDLSDNPLAPWILPNDITRCTKLQEFIAVSANIMGPIPDTFDRLYNLQKLSVSDNNLSGSLPSHLNNLSKLNTIDLSNNSFSGVLPTLANLRLLEEVSLEYNNFTSIPSDFFLGLTNLNTFRIYSNSDLEPWVLPYHLNQSTKLKFFDADSANIMGSIPEIFHGSRSLGYLYLSHNNLTGTLPASFAESTITNLRLNNQMHGLSGTLDVISRMTQLTVARLEANEFSGPIPDLTRCIGLTNLQLGDNQLTGLVHSSLTDQLSQLTNISLQNNRLQGPLPVFRETVESRLDNNSFCIPTGGDCDPQVTALLEVARDLGYPMSLAESWKGNDACRGWKFITCDSSRKNVTVVNFGKCKFSGTISPSFAKLTRLRNLSLNDNNLTGSIPENLASLEDLLLLDVSNNNLTGSIPINLTSLLALQLLDVSNNNLSGNIPKFPPRVKFLHNNTLLGKQSSSRNNRSLSIIIGSVIVSVFTLAGIVLLVAYKCYGVSRKSRIQITENYGEIPISESGKVMISMQLLEQVTDSFSDNNVLGRGGFGTVYKGELHDGTTIAVKKMISDVNGTQGIKEFHAEIGVLTKVRHRHLVALLGYCINDNERLLVYEYMPQGTLSQHLFKWREHKSEPLSWNQRVAIALDVGRGVEYMHNLAQQSFIHRDLKPANILLDDDMRAKVADFGLVKNAPDGKYSIETRLAGTFGYLAPEYAATGRVTTKVDVFAFGVVLMQLITGRKALDGSMPNEKGHLVTWFRRIPVYKENMVKFIDQVLDTDDSETLYSILKVAELARHCTAPEPFQRPNMGYVVGVLAHLVEEWNPSRQEEDKTYGHKHRMSLPELLQDDEDSLRILNLFRLSSF, encoded by the exons atggCACGTCAGCACCACCTCATTACCTTCTGCCTCCACCTCCTCCTGATGTCTTTCTCGATGGCTGCCGTTGACGACGATGCCGCCGTCATGAGTAAGCTCTTGAAGTCCATTTCAGATCCCCCATCCACTTGGAAAACCGAAAAGCACTTCTGTGAATGGGAAGGAATCACTTGTGACGACTCATCCACTCGTGTCACCTCCATCAACCTTGCTGATAAATCACTCAGCGGAACCCTCCCACCCGACCTTAACAAGCTGTCACACCTCGAAACTCTTGACCTTCAAAATAACCAATTTAATGGCTCTCTGCCTACTTTGGCTAACCTCACTCTTCTCCATCGGCTAAACCTCAACGACAACACCTTCACTTCAATCCCTCATCAAGATGATTTCTTTTTCGGACTTAGCAGTCTCCAATATTTTGACATCTCTGACAACAGCGATCTGGATGCATGGGTTCTCCCTAACAACCTGCCCGCTCAATGCAGTAACTTGCGTTCATTCAATGCCAGCGACGCATCGTTAACTGGTTCCATTCCCGAATCATTCACCAGCTTACCCCATCTGCAGGATCTCATTTTGTCTTTTAATAACCTCAACGGAAGCCTGCCGTCCCACCTCAACAACCTCTCGCAGCTCATAACCCTCGACCTTGAGTCGACCTCCCTCTCAGGTCCCTTGCCTACTTTAGCTAACCTCACTCTCCTCCAACAAGTATCGCTCAGTTCCAGCGGGTTCGATTCCATCCCGCCCGATTTCTTTCGGGGTCTTAGCAATCTCCGGTACCTTGACCTGTCCGACAACCCTCTGGCACCGTGGATCCTCCCCAATGACATCACTCGATGCACAAAGTTGCAAGAATTTATTGCCGTCAGCGCAAACATAATGGGTCCCATTCCAGACACTTTCGACCGTCTCTATAACTTGCAGAAACTCTCTGTGTCTGATAATAACCTCAGCGGAAGCCTCCCCTCCCACCTTAACAACCTCTCCAAGCTCAACACCATTGATCTCTCTAACAACTCCTTCTCCGGCGTCTTGCCTACTTTAGCTAACCTCAGATTGCTGGAAGAAGTATCACTCGAATACAACAACTTCACTTCAATCCCATCTGATTTCTTTCTCGGCCTCACCAATCTCAATACCTTTAGAATCTACAGCAACTCAGATCTGGAGCCATGGGTTCTCCCCTACCACCTCAACCAAAGCactaaattaaagttttttgaTGCTGATAGTGCTAACATAATGGGTTCCATTCCAGAAATTTTCCACGGTTCCCGCAGTTTGGGGTATCTCTATTTGTCCCACAATAATCTCACTGGAACCTTACCCGCATCTTTTGCCGAATCGACAATTACCAATCTTCGTCTTAACAATCAAATGCACGGGCTTTCTGGTACGCTTGATGTCATCTCTAGAATGACTCAACTTACGGTAGCTCGGCTAGAAGCTAATGAGTTCAGTGGTCCTATTCCGGATCTTACAAGGTGTATCGGTTTAACCAATTTACAACTTGGGGATAACCAGCTAACAGGTCTGGTCCACAGTTCTTTGACAGATCAGCTCTCTCAGTTAACCAATATTAGTTTACAAAATAACAGGTTACAGGGGCCATTACCTGTCTTTAGAGAAACGGTTGAATCTAGATTAGATAATAACAGTTTTTGTATACCTACCGGGGGAGATTGTGATCCACAAGTGACCGCACTCCTTGAGGTCGCCAGAGATCTTGGGTATCCAATGTCATTGGCAGAATCATGGAAAGGCAACGATGCCTGTAGGGGATGGAAATTTATTACTTGCGATTCTTCACGGAAGAATGTCACAGTTGTGAACTTTGGAAAATGTAAATTTTCAGGTACTATTTCTCCATCCTTTGCAAAGCTAACACGATTGAGGAATTTATCACTAAATGATAATAACCTCACGGGTTCTATTCCCGAGAACTTGGCATCTTTGGAGGATCTTCTGTTGTTAGATGTGTCAAACAATAATCTCACGGGTTCTATTCCTATAAACCTTACATCTTTGCTAGCTCTTCAACTACTTGATGTGTCAAACAATAATCTTTCAGGAAATATACCGAAGTTCCCACCAAGGGTGAAGTTCTTACATAACAACACCTTATTAGGTAAACAAAGTTCTAGCAGAAACAATCGTTCATTAAGTATAATTATTGGTAGTGTAATAGTTAGTGTTTTTACTTTAGCCGGAATTGTGTTGCTCGTGGCTTACAAGTGTTATGGAGTTTCTAGAAAATCACGCATACAAATTACCGAAAATTATGGTGAAATACCTATTTCTGAAAGTGGCAAAGTAATGATTTCCATGCAACTTCTTGAGCAAGTCACTGATAGTTTCAGTGATAACAATGTGTTGGGGAGAGGTGGATTTGGTACGGTTTACAAAGGTGAGTTACATGATGGAACTACGATCGCAGTCAAGAAGATGATATCCGATGTGAATGGAACACAAGGGATTAAAGAGTTCCATGCAGAAATTGGGGTACTAACAAAAGTAAGGCATAGACATCTCGTTGCTCTTCTTGGTTATTGTATTAATGATAACGAGCGGCTTTTAGTATATGAATACATGCCGCAAGGTACCTTAAGTCAACATTTGTTTAAGTGGAGAGAACATAAAAGTGAACCTCTTAGTTGGAACCAAAGAGTTGCAATTGCTTTAGATGTGGGAAGAGGGGTTGAGTATATGCATAATTTAGCACAACAAAGCTTCATTCACCGTGACTTAAAGCCTGCTAACATTCttcttgatgatgacatgagAGCAAAGGTTGCAGATTTTGGTTTGGTTAAAAATGCGCCTGACGGAAAGTACTCTATAGAGACAAGATTGGCAGGGACTTTTGGTTATTTGGCTCCAGAATATGCTG CTACGGGGAGGGTCACGACGAAGGTGGATGTTTTTGCATTCGGGGTAGTCTTGATGCAATTGATTACCGGCCGAAAAGCATTAGATGGAAGTATGCCAAACGAGAAAGGTCATTTGGTTACATGGTTCCGAAGAATCCCTGTCTACAAAGAAAACATGGTGAAATTCATTGATCAAGTTCTTGATACTGATGATAGTGAAACCCTTTATAGTATCTTGAAGGTGGCTGAGTTAGCACGTCACTGCACTGCACCTGAACCGTTTCAGAGACCTAACATGGGTTATGTAGTTGGCGTGTTGGCTCATCTTGTAGAAGAATGGAATCCCTCTCGACAAGAAGAAGATAAAACTTATGGCCACAAGCACCGTATGAGCCTTCCTGAATTGTTGCAAGATGACGAGGATTCCTTAAGAATACTTAATCTCTTTCGTTTAAGCTCGTTCTAg
- the LOC122605260 gene encoding selenium-binding protein 1-like, which produces MAEVVVQLQQHASIDVANNNNNKSCCKNGPGYATPLDAMAGPRETLIYVTCVYTGTGKEKPDFLGTVDVDPASETYSQVIHRLPMPNVGDELHHSGWNACSSCYGDSTTSRRYLVLPALVSGRIYAVDTLKNPRAPTFYKAVEPSDITSKTGLAYPHTAHCLASGEIMVSCLGDRDGKAEGNGFLLLDSDFNVKGRWEKPGHSPLFGYDYWYQPRHKTMISTSWGAPAAFTQGFNLQHVSDGLYGRHLHVYNWPEGELKQTIDLGSNGLLPLEIRFLHDPTKDTGFVGCALSSNMVRFFKTSDGSWSHEVAMEVKPVKVQNWILPEMPGLITDFLISLDDRFLYFVNWLHGDIRQYNIEDPKSPVLVGQIWVGGLFQKGSLVVAENNDGTTYQIDVPEVKGHRLLGGPQMIQLSLDGKRLYVTNSLFSKWDKQFYPEVVEKGSHMLQIDVNTEKGGLAINPNFYVDFGAEPDGPCLAHEMRYPGGDCTSDIWI; this is translated from the exons ATGGCCGAGGTTGTCGTGCAGCTGCAGCAACATGCTTCGATCGACGTggcaaacaacaacaacaacaaaagttGCTGCAAAAATGGACCTGGTTATGCCACACCCCTTGATGCTATGGCTGGTCCTAGAGAGACTCTCATATACGTCACTTGTGTATACACCg GAACAGGAAAGGAGAAGCCAGACTTCTTGGGAACGGTAGACGTGGATCCTGCCTCAGAAACTTACTCGCAAGTCATCCATAGGCTGCCTATGCCTAATGTAGGTGATGAGTTGCATCATTCTGGTTGGAATGCCTGCAGTTCTTGTTATGGTGATTCAACAACTTCACGCCGTTACCTTGTTCTCCCTGCTCTTGT GTCCGGTCGAATATATGCTGTTGACACACTAAAAAATCCACGGGCTCCCACCTTCTATAAGGCGGTTGAGCCAAGTGATATCACAAGCAAAACTGGGCTCGCATATCCCCACACCGCACATTGTCTTGCTTCTGGTGAAATAATGGTTTCTTGCCTTGGAGACAGAGATGGAAAGGCAGAGGGAAATGGGTTTCTGCTCCTTGACTCAGATTTCAATGTGAAAGGAAG ATGGGAGAAGCCTGGGCATAGTCCATTGTTTGGTTATGATTATTGGTACCAACCTCGGCACAAGACCATGATTAGCACATCATGGGGAGCCCCTGCTGCTTTTACCCAGGGATTCAACCTTCAACATGTTTCGGATGGTTTATATGGACGTCATTTGCACGTGTATAATTGGCCTGAAGGTGAATTGAAACAAACAATTGATTTGGGCTCAAATGGACTCCTCCCTTTAGAG ATAAGGTTTTTGCACGACCCGACTAAAGATACTGGGTTTGTTGGTTGTGCACTAAGTAGCAATATGGTCCGTTTTTTCAAGACTTCTGATGGATCATGGAGCCATGAG GTGGCAATGGAGGTAAAACCAGTGAAGGTTCAAAACTGGATTCTACCAGAAATGCCAGGGCTTATTACAGATTTCCTTATTTCTCTTGATGATcgttttctttattttgtgaACTGGTTACATGGAGATATCAGACAGTATAATATTGAGGACCCTAAGAGTCCTGTTTTGGTTGGTCAAATATGGGTTGGTGGGCTGTTTCAGAAAGGAAGCCTAGTAGTTGCTGAGAACAATGATGGTACAACTTACCAGATTGATGTTCCGGAAGTCAAG GGACACCGATTGCTAGGAGGACCACAAATGATTCAGCTGAGCTTAGACGGGAAACGTTTATACGTTACAAACTCGTTATTTAGCAAATGGGACAAGCAGTTCTATCCAGAAGTTGTGGAAAAAGGATCTCACATGTTGCAGATTGATGTGAACACTGAGAAAGGTGGACTTGCTATTAACCCGAATTTCTATGTTGACTTTGGAGCGGAACCAGATGGCCCTTGCTTGGCTCATGAAATGAGATATCCAGGTGGTGATTGCACTTCAGATATATggatttaa